From the genome of Trichosurus vulpecula isolate mTriVul1 chromosome 6, mTriVul1.pri, whole genome shotgun sequence:
ccccctccccctgccaaatGTCTAGGGAACATGAGTCTGGGGGCTGCCAAGCTGGGAGGGAGATGCCAGCAATGGGCAGTAGGTTCTTGTGGGGCCTCTGTCCCTAGGGCTGGGGAGGACAGGATGTTCTCCTTTCTGGGAGAGGCCCTTGTCTGCAAGCacatcctcccctctcccccaatccctcCATTGGCATTAATTTGGGCACCAGCTAGGTTTGGAGCAGTGGCATTTCTCTGCCcatctctcctccatctcctgtctcctcGAGCTTCTCTAGCTTTGCTTCATGAAACTGTTGCCCCTTGGGCTCCACCTTCCTGGGAGAAGTGGGCTGAGGAGGGTGGCCCAGAGAGCTGGGGTGAAGTTGTTCCTGATGCGCTCGATGCCCTTCCCCAGACTGGAGGCGGGAAGGGCACCAGGGGCGTTCAGCTGGTGGTGGCCACTGCACCCCTTAATTTATTTCTCTGCTGTTTCTGTTCTTGAGAATGAGGCGGGGGCGAGGAGGGGACACGCACAGAGGCTGCTCCTGCCCGCATCTGAGTTGTACATTTTTgtgatgggttttattttttattattattattttattttgggttttttttgttttgtttttttttttttttgatttatgaTGACTTCCCTTACTacatccctcccacctcccagcctGAGGCTTAGCAGTGAGCAGAGCTTCTGGGTTCCAGGAAGGGGGTCTTGATAAACTCCCTACCACCCCAAAAGAGGGCTCCAGCTCCAGACCAAGGGCttcacccctccacccccacccagggTGATGAGTGGGACCCAGGAGGGGAACAGCTCAGCTTGGGAGGGGGCTGGGGGGGTCCCGGAGACCAGGTCAGGTCCCTCTTCCCCCCTGCCTCCCCTCACAGTTCCCTTTCCACCCCCTACCCCCTCCCATACTTAGTTTCTCCTCTGGATCAGACACACGTAATAAAGAGAATGTTTGGAATCTGAGCCTTGGGCCGCGgctgcctctcctttcttctcactgGCCTGGGCTAGACCTGGAGCAGCCACCAGGTATGGAGGAGGGGAAGCTGCTGCCGCCACTGAGGGGTCCCAGcaggcccctccccccagggcaGGGTGTACTGAGGCTGGGGAAGGGAAGGCCTCACCCGGGAGCttgaaaaaagttttattttaaaaactgacaaaaaataaattcagctggcttttctttctccagcctgaagttgttttacacacacatacgcacacgcacacgagcacacacacacacaagcaatgGGTGGAGAGACAGGCCTGAAGCCCAAACCGACGTCCTTGTGGCTGCCCTGTCCCAAGCAAAGCAGGCTGCACCTACCAGGTTCAAGGAGCTAGGTCTCCCCACCAGCGGGCGGAAGGGGGTTCCCTTCCCTCTACTCAGCACCCCAAGGAGGGCAAATCTCATCCCGGTGacgcccacccccctcccccctttcctgacatagctctcttcccacccaccccaagaCTTATTGCCAtgactccctctccctcccacctctctggCTCCCAAGCCTTCGGAGTGTAAGGCAGGGAGCAGCCCTCTCTCCTGTGCCCTTCTGCCTGCCCTCATTGAGCTCTAGTCTACACTCACTAACATACCCGCTACCAGggagaggcagagctgggaggaggaggaaaatccCAGAGAAACAGTTCAACCGGAGGCAGCATTCCAGTTTGGAGCTTGGGGAGCTCCGGGAAGCAGGCACAGGGTTGGCCAGGGGCCGCCTTGAGCCAAAGATCCTACTCCTGGTgcttgggagggaagggggagcagCTGTCCAACCCCCACAAATGCCAGTGTCCAGATGCTGGCCTCACTTCCTGTCTGCCAGGAGCCCACGTGTCTTAGGTTGTGCCCATCACAGGCCTGTGATCATCTGCTGCGGGGTGGGGGGCTGAGGTGCCCCTTCCATCTGTCCTCACTGAAGCAGCTGGTGcccagggtggggagagggagtaaGAACTCATagtgaagggggtgggggctCCGAGGGGCCCCCTAGTAAAGCAGGTGGTGGCTGGGGTCCACCCCTGGTACTATGTCTGGAGGCTGCGAGGGCAGGGCGGATGAGAGGGGGTGGTGGTTGGTTGGGAGCCAGTCTTGGCTGGAGGAATCGGCCCTGCTGTAGTGGAGGGGGCTGGCGGAGAAGGGTAGGGGCTGTAGGCAATGGGGGGCGAAGCAGTGGGGGTGGCTGAGACagtgaggtgggaggagggggcacCGGCTGCACTGGGGGCACTGACCGAGACACTGCCGTGATCTGGACCTGTAGGCAGAGAGAAGCCAAGGGCTGGATCCTAGGGGCCCAGGTATGGAGCCCAGGTTTGGAGCAGTGGCATTTCTGAGGAGATGCCCAAgcttaagagacttgtccaagtcaTAGATACCAAAGAGAAAGGgcggggatttgaacccaggccctgcCCTTAGTACTGAAACGTCCCCATTTCTCAAGAACTTTTCCCTTTTATGAGTGGGAACTCGAGGTTTTCAAGATAGCTACCAGCTAGTCCAGCCCCTCGTTCAGAGTCGGGGACAGTGCCTAGTGGAGACCCAACCCCAGCTgcccccttcctcctcacctcttcttcctcctcactggCAGCAGCGGGGCCCGGGGGCCCCTTGCGAACTTCATCGGGGGGAGCCGGGGCGCCAGCAGCCCCGTCCTGCTCCGCCTCCCACTCCTGCAGCACCTCCTCCAGGTTGAAGCGCCGACGGTAACTCACAAAGAAGGTCTTCACCTGGGTTAGCGTCTTGTTCCCGATCACCTCTGCGATGGCACCAAAGTCCTTCCCATATCTTCGGATGGCTGCGGGGAGGAAGGGTGGTCAGGAGGGGAGAGCCTCTGGGAGCCCTCATCCAGAAACAAGGAGGGGCCTCAGAGCAAGGAGAGATCATAGGACATAGAGGAGGCCTTGTCTGTTTTTacataaagagaaactgaggccagctaATGCCACCTtagtcccccacccccaacccccttaCCTTGTACAGCCAGAAGCTGCTCATCGGTGGTCCATCGGGAATTGTACTTGGTGTTTgcctggagggaggagggaagatgcCGCTTTTAAACCTAAGGAATGGGGAGCATCCTTCCATAGGCCAAGCCCTCATTTCCGAGTCCCCTGCACGTATGTACACGGAACCCCAGTACCAGCCTCACCTCTGGGGGACGGAGTGGATCGATGCCGCCCTCTAGGGCTTGGCGAAGGCTGCTGTTGGTCTGTTTCATGCTTTGTACCTGGAAGGGAAAGAACACTTATTAGATGTCTGTGTCTTGACATGGTGCTAACAAGCGCTTCACAAACATGACCTCACTGGACCTTCCCAACAACCCGTCaaaggtaggtgctagtatctccatttttcagttgaggaaactgaggcaagactGCAGCTaatctagcaagtgtctgaggctgaatttgaactcgggtcgtcctgactccaggtctgacgcTCTAGGCactacagcgccacctagctgcctcctgcaggagggagagaagaaaatccaAACCTCAGGATCATGgtattttgcagttgaagaaactgagaagtgacttccaaagtcaggatttgaacctcaggGAGTCCAGTCATCCTTTCTTATGTCAAGGGATGGCACCCAATCGTTCCTAACCCCCACATTTTGGGCTCCCTCTCCCCTGCTTCATCTGATTCTGTCTCCTACCAGCATAACCCTTTCAAGCCTCCCCTTTTCACCCTCTTGAGACAGGGTCCTTTCCTGGCGGCTGACCTGGCGCTTGAGGGAGACCAGCTGGGAATCCAGGCCCCGAAGGGTGAGACTGGCAAGGTCAGGGCTGCCAGAGACAGCCGTGATGCCCTCGGGGCTCAGGTACATGCCCTTGGGTGGGCGGCGACGGGTCCGAAGAGGGTGGTGGCGGTACTGAGAGAGCTGGGCCTCCTTCTTCCCTGGGCCAGGCCGGGCATTCAGGGGACGGGTGGGGGGCTGCTGTTGGGGAAATTGAGAACAGcgaggtgaaggaagagatagccaaagaatgggggaaagggaTGGAGCTGTGAGTAGGGGGGCTAGGGGGCACAGGGTCTAGCCCAGCTGGACCTCACCTCTCTCTTGGGGTCCCCAGCATCTGGCTCTCCCTCACTAGCggctcctcttccctcttccaacTCATCACTGCTGGCAGAGGGTCCAGGGAGCAGATGAGATCCTAGTCAAAGCCCTCCCAAAGGCATGTATCAACCCCCAGCCCCAAGCCCTCagcttcccttcccccagtctcAGGACCCTCCCCAGCCTCACCCTCCTGTTCTTAGGGCCTCCCCTCTCACTCCCCAAGAAAGCCCtaaccaccactgccaccaccggCAGCCCCACCTATCATCCTTGTCCTTTCGACCACCCAGCCTCCGGGCCTGGCGGTCCATGACGCTCGTGCGGCTCCGGGTCTTCTTCCAAGAATAGTAGTATTTAACCAGACTGGGGATGAGCTTGTCTGGAAGCTGTGAAGGAAGGGCTGGTGGTTGGCAGGAGGCTGGATGGAGGGGACCAAGGAGGGGTCTGGAGGTCTAAGGACAGTATATCTGGCTTGTGGGGc
Proteins encoded in this window:
- the RCOR2 gene encoding REST corepressor 2, encoding MPSVMEKGSSGSVILSRSRAKTAPNGGQPHSEEDSSEEEHSHDSMIRVGTNYQAVIPECKPESPARYSNKELKGMLVWSPNHCVSDAKLDKYIAMAKEKHGYNIEQALGMLLWHKHDVEKSLADLANFTPFPDEWTVEDKVLFEQAFGFHGKCFQRIQQMLPDKLIPSLVKYYYSWKKTRSRTSVMDRQARRLGGRKDKDDSDELEEGRGAASEGEPDAGDPKREQPPTRPLNARPGPGKKEAQLSQYRHHPLRTRRRPPKGMYLSPEGITAVSGSPDLASLTLRGLDSQLVSLKRQVQSMKQTNSSLRQALEGGIDPLRPPEANTKYNSRWTTDEQLLAVQAIRRYGKDFGAIAEVIGNKTLTQVKTFFVSYRRRFNLEEVLQEWEAEQDGAAGAPAPPDEVRKGPPGPAAASEEEEEVQITAVSRSVPPVQPVPPPPTSLSQPPPLLRPPLPTAPTLLRQPPPLQQGRFLQPRLAPNQPPPPLIRPALAASRHSTRGGPQPPPALLGGPSEPPPPSL